A single region of the Idiomarinaceae bacterium HL-53 genome encodes:
- a CDS encoding nicotinate-nucleotide pyrophosphorylase [carboxylating] — translation MSQISPVMPEALKLAIPGEVTRALQEDLGSAVTTGTFDASADVTAMLIPEHTQAHARVITREAGIFCGRQWVLETFQQLDPQVQLTWHVKDGEQLRPEQTLFELEGSARAILTGERTALNFIQALSGTATAVANAMQHLAGQRTQLLDTRKTIPGMRLAQKYAVVCGGGNNHRIGLFDAYLIKENHIFACGSIEAAVRQAKINTPEKWVEVEVESLHEFKQALAAGADVIMLDNFQDADIVQAVQLAAGRTKIEVSGNVTAERLAHYAAMNVDYISSGALTKHVRALDLSMRITSQI, via the coding sequence ATGAGCCAAATTTCCCCTGTTATGCCCGAAGCACTCAAACTAGCAATTCCTGGAGAGGTTACTCGCGCATTACAAGAAGATCTGGGCTCTGCGGTGACGACTGGCACATTCGACGCGAGTGCCGATGTGACCGCCATGCTGATTCCAGAACACACTCAAGCACATGCGCGTGTCATTACGCGAGAGGCTGGTATCTTTTGCGGACGCCAATGGGTTCTGGAAACTTTTCAGCAATTAGACCCTCAGGTGCAATTAACTTGGCATGTAAAAGATGGCGAGCAATTACGCCCAGAGCAAACCTTATTTGAACTCGAAGGCTCAGCCAGAGCCATTTTAACGGGCGAACGCACTGCGCTTAATTTTATACAGGCATTAAGCGGGACCGCAACGGCCGTAGCGAACGCCATGCAGCATTTAGCTGGGCAGCGCACGCAGCTGCTCGATACCCGCAAAACCATTCCTGGAATGAGGCTCGCGCAAAAATACGCAGTGGTTTGTGGCGGGGGGAATAACCACCGCATCGGCTTATTCGACGCCTACTTAATCAAGGAAAATCATATCTTTGCCTGTGGCAGTATTGAAGCCGCCGTGCGTCAAGCGAAAATCAACACACCCGAAAAGTGGGTAGAAGTAGAAGTAGAGTCTTTGCATGAATTTAAGCAAGCACTCGCTGCGGGTGCCGACGTGATCATGTTAGATAATTTTCAAGATGCTGATATTGTTCAGGCGGTTCAGCTAGCCGCCGGTAGAACAAAGATTGAAGTATCAGGTAATGTCACAGCCGAGCGTCTTGCTCATTACGCTGCGATGAACGTGGACTATATTAGTTCTGGAGCGCTCACAAAGCATGTGCGAGCCCTCGATTTGTCGATGCGCATCACCAGCCAAATTTAA
- a CDS encoding pyruvate dehydrogenase E2 component (dihydrolipoamide acetyltransferase): protein MADLKDVLVPDVGGEAVEVIEVLVSEGDSVEAEDALVTVESDKASMDIPVPFAGTVKALKVKVGDKISEGDLLAQLEAGASDDAKEAPKEESKEEPKEESKEEVNEKEAPAKEEKPAPKKSGGSSEVIEVKVPDIGDSGEVEIIEVLVSEGDEVDVEDGLITLETDKATMDVPSPKAGKVKSLKVKVGDKVSEGSIVLELEVAGEAESAEEERSEAPSKPAEEEKVATEAPQERAEKAPPVPDHPLGRKGQSDSLPHASPAVRRVAREFGVDLSKVKGSGPKDRILKEDVQSYVKYELSRPKASAAPSTGGSGGLQVIAPPKVDFSKFGEVEEVELTRIQRISGPNLHRNWVTIPHVTQFDEADITELEAFRKAENDQLAKRKADVKFTPLVFIMKAVAKALQEYPVFNSSLHEDGEHLILKKYIHIGIAVDTPNGLVVPVIRDVDKKGIIELSRELTDVSLRARDGKLKANDMQGGCFSISSLGGIGGTAFTPIVNAPEVAILGVSKSDMKPVWNGKEFEPRLMLPLSLSYDHRVIDGALAARFSVYLSQVLSDIRKIIL from the coding sequence ATGGCAGATTTAAAAGATGTGCTCGTTCCCGATGTGGGTGGCGAAGCAGTTGAAGTGATCGAAGTGCTTGTGAGCGAAGGCGACAGCGTAGAAGCTGAAGACGCGTTGGTTACGGTCGAGAGCGACAAAGCCTCGATGGATATTCCAGTGCCTTTTGCGGGTACCGTGAAAGCGCTCAAAGTAAAAGTTGGCGATAAGATTAGCGAAGGTGATTTGCTGGCGCAGCTAGAAGCCGGTGCGAGTGATGACGCCAAAGAGGCCCCAAAGGAAGAATCGAAGGAAGAGCCGAAGGAAGAATCGAAGGAAGAAGTGAACGAAAAGGAAGCGCCTGCAAAAGAAGAAAAGCCTGCACCGAAGAAATCGGGCGGCAGCTCGGAAGTGATTGAAGTGAAAGTACCAGATATCGGTGATTCGGGTGAAGTCGAGATTATCGAAGTCCTAGTTTCAGAAGGCGATGAGGTCGACGTAGAAGATGGCTTGATTACTTTGGAAACCGATAAGGCTACCATGGATGTGCCGAGCCCGAAGGCAGGTAAAGTGAAGTCGCTCAAGGTGAAAGTAGGTGACAAAGTGAGCGAAGGCTCGATCGTACTGGAACTTGAAGTTGCCGGCGAAGCCGAAAGTGCAGAAGAGGAGCGCTCTGAGGCTCCGAGCAAACCCGCGGAAGAAGAGAAAGTCGCTACCGAGGCACCCCAAGAGCGCGCTGAAAAGGCACCACCAGTTCCTGACCATCCGCTCGGTCGCAAAGGGCAAAGCGACAGCTTGCCGCATGCGTCGCCTGCAGTGCGCCGTGTGGCACGAGAATTCGGTGTTGATCTCAGCAAGGTGAAAGGTTCAGGGCCTAAAGATCGTATTTTGAAAGAAGATGTGCAGTCATACGTGAAGTATGAGCTGTCGCGTCCGAAGGCTTCTGCAGCGCCAAGTACTGGTGGTTCTGGTGGGTTGCAAGTCATTGCACCGCCGAAAGTCGACTTCAGTAAGTTTGGTGAAGTGGAAGAAGTAGAGCTCACGCGAATTCAACGTATTTCCGGGCCGAACTTGCACCGCAACTGGGTTACAATTCCTCATGTAACGCAATTCGATGAAGCGGATATCACCGAGTTAGAAGCGTTCCGCAAAGCTGAGAATGATCAGCTCGCGAAGCGTAAAGCCGATGTGAAGTTTACGCCACTGGTATTCATCATGAAGGCCGTTGCGAAGGCGTTGCAAGAATATCCAGTCTTCAATTCGTCGTTACATGAAGACGGCGAACATTTGATTTTGAAGAAGTATATTCATATCGGTATTGCGGTGGACACGCCGAATGGCTTGGTGGTTCCGGTCATTCGAGATGTCGACAAGAAAGGGATTATTGAGCTTTCTCGCGAGCTCACTGATGTGAGTTTACGAGCACGCGATGGCAAATTGAAAGCAAACGATATGCAAGGCGGATGTTTCTCAATTTCAAGCTTAGGTGGCATTGGCGGTACTGCCTTTACACCGATTGTGAATGCGCCTGAGGTTGCTATTTTGGGCGTTTCAAAAAGCGATATGAAGCCGGTTTGGAATGGCAAAGAGTTTGAGCCGCGGCTCATGCTGCCGTTGAGTTTGTCGTACGATCACCGCGTTATAGACGGTGCGCTAGCGGCACGATTCTCGGTGTACTTGAGCCAAGTGCTGTCAGACATTCGTAAAATTATTT
- a CDS encoding AmpE protein translates to MIVICLLLALMLERLRITPAEWQVDGTAQRFDRWLFEHNTFSSARQHETFGPFLLLLPALLLAVLMLLGTGGLTHFIINILVLTWVVGCRAKREAIREWFLAVQRDDTDTQKAQIRNLLGDGIENSALSDHLLWLNFRFYFSVAFWFVLFGAPGALAYGFLRANEESIRPVMRWVDWLPARVAGFAYLLVGNFSKGMPVWLAHLPKFEDARETLLEIAHAAEEVEPDENNIAAEPEAMLALARRSTILLLAAIALATLFGWVV, encoded by the coding sequence ATGATCGTAATTTGCTTGTTGCTAGCACTCATGTTAGAGAGGTTGCGCATCACGCCTGCCGAGTGGCAAGTCGATGGCACGGCACAGCGCTTTGATCGGTGGCTGTTCGAGCACAATACTTTCAGTTCAGCACGCCAACATGAAACGTTTGGTCCTTTCTTATTATTGTTACCGGCACTTCTGCTGGCGGTTCTCATGTTGCTAGGAACCGGTGGACTGACCCATTTTATTATCAACATCCTGGTCTTGACCTGGGTGGTAGGCTGCAGGGCGAAGCGAGAAGCGATACGTGAATGGTTCTTAGCTGTTCAGCGAGATGACACAGACACCCAAAAAGCGCAAATACGAAATTTACTCGGTGACGGCATTGAAAACTCCGCTCTCTCGGATCATCTCTTGTGGCTCAATTTTCGGTTTTACTTTTCAGTCGCATTCTGGTTTGTTCTTTTCGGGGCCCCCGGTGCTTTGGCGTATGGGTTCCTGCGAGCAAACGAAGAGAGTATTCGCCCTGTGATGCGTTGGGTTGACTGGTTGCCTGCGCGCGTTGCTGGCTTTGCGTATCTATTGGTGGGTAACTTCTCGAAAGGTATGCCTGTATGGCTGGCGCATCTTCCTAAATTCGAAGACGCACGAGAAACTCTGTTAGAAATTGCGCATGCCGCTGAAGAGGTTGAACCCGACGAGAATAATATCGCAGCTGAACCCGAAGCGATGCTGGCGTTAGCTCGCAGAAGCACTATTTTATTATTGGCCGCGATTGCACTCGCAACGCTTTTTGGCTGGGTGGTCTGA
- a CDS encoding Type II secretory pathway, component PulF yields the protein MEARFRLANDNIASPQIKLLPRLRRSKLQLTTFWQLWFSRWLEFMEAGFDNYQAFTAMLKNSNSQEECVLTFQCIQRLEEGRSLIDVLFGFRHQVNIHLLQQLKFAEQSGALESVLADIKRYYEARVEQHKQTQAAMRYPYLVVILGLLLFTGLKLFILPKFAELYNQGQAELPPLTQFVLTPSEVVKDFAFDTLVYILSFALTLGCLLYLRYIQNSRLQFWLWRQLPAGHSLYLKSIAEELTILARATAHHIPLQDSTEQLALHANNALRRAIWIEFSDALKKGKNLAQCFAMLKLPLVHQATLAAAVESGSLVPALNRVASKLNEARNAKQKIKLELIPQMFMIALSLFTAAIMAALYLPLFQMGLAVG from the coding sequence ATGGAGGCTCGATTTAGACTCGCAAATGACAACATTGCATCGCCACAGATCAAGTTATTACCCCGTTTACGGCGCAGTAAGCTTCAACTTACTACCTTCTGGCAGCTCTGGTTTTCACGCTGGTTAGAATTTATGGAAGCCGGCTTTGATAATTATCAGGCCTTTACTGCCATGCTTAAAAACAGTAACTCGCAAGAGGAGTGTGTGCTCACTTTTCAATGTATCCAACGCCTTGAAGAGGGGCGCTCTCTCATCGACGTTCTGTTTGGTTTTCGCCATCAAGTGAATATTCACCTGCTACAACAGCTCAAGTTCGCTGAGCAGTCGGGAGCACTCGAGAGCGTTTTAGCCGATATCAAACGCTATTATGAAGCACGCGTAGAGCAACATAAGCAAACTCAAGCCGCCATGCGTTACCCCTATTTAGTCGTTATATTAGGGCTACTTTTATTTACCGGCTTGAAGCTCTTCATTCTTCCGAAATTTGCTGAACTCTATAATCAAGGGCAAGCTGAGCTACCGCCACTAACTCAATTTGTGCTGACTCCCAGCGAGGTAGTCAAAGACTTCGCTTTTGATACCCTGGTTTATATACTCTCCTTTGCACTCACTCTGGGCTGCTTACTTTACCTTCGCTACATCCAAAATAGTCGGTTACAGTTCTGGTTATGGCGTCAACTTCCTGCAGGGCATTCTCTTTATTTAAAAAGTATCGCTGAAGAACTCACAATACTAGCCCGCGCCACCGCACATCATATTCCGTTACAAGATAGCACCGAGCAACTGGCACTTCATGCGAACAATGCGCTGCGGCGAGCGATTTGGATTGAATTTTCAGATGCTTTGAAAAAGGGCAAGAACCTCGCACAATGCTTCGCAATGCTGAAATTGCCTCTAGTACACCAGGCAACCCTCGCTGCTGCTGTTGAATCCGGTAGCCTAGTACCAGCGCTCAACCGAGTTGCGAGCAAATTAAATGAGGCAAGAAATGCCAAACAGAAAATTAAGCTGGAGCTAATTCCACAGATGTTTATGATTGCGCTAAGTCTATTCACAGCTGCTATCATGGCGGCACTTTATCTTCCGCTCTTTCAGATGGGGCTCGCGGTAGGTTAG
- a CDS encoding transcriptional regulator, GntR family, producing MVGIGKIKPTKLSDVIVRQMETLIVDGSWPAGTRLPAERELAKQFEVSRPSLREAIQKLEARGLVMRRQGGGTFVTGDLAQQVSDPLFDLLARHPESQFDLLEFRHALESVSAYFAALRGTDADMQRIEASLAVATAPDLAIELQAEALVEFYTIVAEASHNVVLLHLVRGMRTVLRDNIQRNLNQLQDRSDVRKQLQVHRNAMVKAIVNREPELAREACHAHLAYIENILLQLNRDQGRQERALRREAF from the coding sequence ATGGTTGGTATTGGCAAAATTAAGCCCACAAAACTTTCAGACGTGATTGTGCGGCAAATGGAAACATTGATTGTCGACGGCAGTTGGCCGGCCGGCACGCGTTTGCCTGCGGAACGTGAATTGGCCAAACAATTTGAAGTTTCGCGGCCTTCATTGCGAGAAGCGATTCAGAAACTTGAAGCGCGCGGCTTGGTGATGCGCCGGCAGGGCGGTGGCACTTTTGTGACCGGTGACTTAGCCCAGCAGGTATCGGATCCACTCTTCGATTTACTCGCGCGTCACCCAGAGTCACAGTTCGATTTACTCGAGTTTCGCCATGCCTTAGAAAGTGTGTCTGCATACTTTGCTGCGTTACGCGGCACCGATGCAGATATGCAGCGAATCGAAGCGAGCTTAGCCGTGGCAACCGCTCCTGATCTCGCGATTGAATTGCAGGCTGAAGCACTCGTTGAGTTCTATACGATTGTTGCTGAAGCTTCGCATAATGTTGTGTTGCTGCACCTCGTTCGAGGCATGCGCACGGTACTTCGCGACAATATTCAAAGAAATCTAAATCAGCTACAAGATCGTAGCGATGTGAGAAAGCAACTCCAAGTTCACCGCAACGCGATGGTGAAAGCTATTGTGAATCGTGAACCCGAATTAGCGCGAGAGGCGTGTCATGCGCACCTCGCATACATCGAAAATATACTTTTGCAACTGAATCGCGATCAGGGCCGCCAAGAGCGGGCTCTGCGCAGAGAAGCATTTTAA
- a CDS encoding AmpD protein, whose protein sequence is MKIKQHCVQPVLCKISPHADDRPDADDISLLVIHGISLPAGEFNTPYIDDLFMGCLNCQSHPSFSPLEGLRVSAHCVIFRTGQLVQYVPFNRRAWHAGVSEFQGRERCNDFSIGIELEGTDTTPYTEAQYEALIAVTKELLRTYPKLSLERIVGHEHIAPGRKTDPGPAFDWSRFRAALYNA, encoded by the coding sequence GTGAAAATAAAGCAACATTGCGTTCAACCCGTATTGTGCAAAATCAGTCCGCACGCAGACGATCGACCGGACGCTGATGATATCAGCTTGCTCGTGATTCATGGCATTAGTTTACCCGCAGGAGAATTTAACACTCCCTATATTGACGATCTCTTTATGGGCTGTTTGAACTGTCAAAGCCATCCAAGTTTCTCACCACTTGAAGGATTGCGAGTATCGGCGCATTGCGTCATTTTTCGTACGGGTCAGTTGGTGCAATATGTGCCATTTAATCGTCGTGCATGGCATGCAGGCGTATCGGAATTTCAAGGGCGTGAACGCTGTAACGACTTCAGTATTGGAATAGAACTTGAGGGAACGGATACGACCCCCTACACTGAAGCACAGTACGAGGCTTTAATAGCCGTAACCAAGGAATTATTGCGCACGTACCCCAAATTGAGTTTAGAACGCATTGTTGGGCATGAGCATATTGCGCCCGGTCGCAAAACAGATCCTGGGCCTGCGTTCGATTGGTCGAGATTTAGGGCTGCATTGTACAATGCATAA
- a CDS encoding Type II/IV secretion system protein yields MTQQLLPTELANQVIAAVRQSASDLHLEPQPKGYLLRARCLGELKTLMTVPLEQGQQWLAALKNAAGVDITQRQQAQDGRFQLNQQGCQVDCRFNTLPVLWGEKAVLRLFLTQQEAMTLSALGLLPNQLEQVESALQSKQGLILVTGPTGSGKTATLYSMLASLERERLNICTVEDPVEVPLVGMNQTAVNTAQSRSFAHCLRALLRQDPDVIMVGEIRDVETAEVTLQAAQTGHLVLATLHASHSLAALIRLMQLKCEHSQIASALLLVVNQRLIRVGERRNGVFELVENTPELQQALLMNPNTELFWTRIQEELSFTTCSQEIFP; encoded by the coding sequence ATGACTCAGCAATTACTGCCCACCGAGCTAGCGAACCAAGTCATTGCTGCGGTTCGTCAATCCGCTTCAGATTTACACCTTGAGCCGCAACCAAAGGGATATCTTTTGCGCGCACGCTGTCTTGGAGAATTGAAAACGCTCATGACCGTGCCACTCGAACAAGGGCAACAATGGTTGGCCGCTTTAAAGAATGCTGCTGGCGTCGACATAACGCAGCGTCAACAGGCTCAAGACGGACGTTTTCAATTGAACCAACAAGGCTGCCAAGTGGATTGCCGATTTAATACACTTCCCGTACTGTGGGGTGAAAAGGCGGTACTTCGGCTCTTTCTTACCCAACAAGAAGCGATGACACTCTCAGCTTTAGGCTTGTTACCAAATCAACTTGAGCAAGTTGAATCCGCCTTGCAGTCGAAGCAAGGCCTAATTCTTGTTACGGGGCCAACCGGTAGTGGTAAAACGGCAACCCTCTACTCCATGTTGGCAAGCTTGGAGCGTGAGCGGTTAAACATATGTACCGTTGAAGACCCCGTTGAGGTTCCATTGGTCGGTATGAACCAGACAGCTGTTAATACAGCGCAATCTCGAAGTTTTGCCCATTGTTTGCGAGCGCTATTGAGGCAAGATCCTGATGTCATTATGGTGGGTGAGATACGCGATGTGGAAACCGCAGAGGTAACTCTACAAGCGGCACAAACTGGGCACTTAGTGCTCGCAACTTTGCATGCGAGTCATTCGCTCGCCGCATTGATTCGATTGATGCAGCTAAAATGCGAGCACTCACAGATCGCAAGCGCGCTCTTGCTCGTCGTCAATCAACGACTCATTCGCGTTGGAGAGAGAAGAAACGGTGTATTTGAATTGGTGGAGAACACGCCAGAGCTACAACAAGCTCTTCTAATGAATCCAAATACCGAGTTATTTTGGACTCGAATACAAGAAGAATTGAGTTTCACAACCTGCTCGCAAGAGATATTTCCGTGA
- a CDS encoding prepilin peptidase dependent protein D produces the protein MLKFTQLRRTCGFSLIELMIVVAILGILSSMAIPAFTDYTQRTKATTAMLSLQPWQLGVNLCWQQAGVLSQCASFGQQGIPPVPDVLPEGITSLAAGSAAGSIRASLIATDQTGTPITIELTPQLSDTQMNWQVTCSDYAQGARISRCIDELAG, from the coding sequence ATGCTCAAATTTACTCAACTTCGCCGTACTTGCGGCTTTAGCCTGATTGAACTCATGATCGTTGTGGCGATCTTGGGCATTCTTAGTTCGATGGCCATCCCTGCTTTTACCGATTACACCCAACGCACAAAAGCAACAACTGCCATGCTAAGTTTACAGCCCTGGCAGCTCGGCGTGAATTTGTGCTGGCAGCAAGCGGGTGTGCTCTCCCAATGCGCCAGCTTCGGCCAACAGGGAATTCCACCCGTACCCGATGTGCTTCCCGAGGGAATCACAAGTCTTGCAGCGGGCTCTGCAGCCGGCAGTATTCGCGCGAGCTTAATTGCAACAGATCAAACGGGTACACCTATAACCATAGAACTGACGCCACAGCTCAGTGACACTCAAATGAACTGGCAAGTGACCTGCTCTGACTATGCTCAAGGTGCACGCATCTCTCGCTGTATCGATGAATTGGCTGGGTAA
- a CDS encoding pyruvate dehydrogenase E1 component has protein sequence MAEHERKDIDPQETLEWVESLESVLDAEGPERAHFILEQLIDKARRSGAYLPYQPTTAYLNTIPVSQEPVMPGDQTLEARIRAAIRWNALAMVLRASKKELELGGHISSFASSAMLYDIGFNHFFRAPGEDGGDFLFIQGHASPGIYARAFLEGRVTEEQLDKFRQEVEGGGLSSYPHPKLMPDFWQFPTVSMGLGPMQAIYTARFLKYLTDRGIKDCSNQRVYCFLGDGEVDEPESLGAIGLASREGLDNLTFVINCNLQRLDGPVRGNGKIIQELEGTFRGAGWEVIKVIWGRYWDPLLYRDTEGKLAEIMQTSVDGEYQNYKAKGGAYTREHFFGKTEETKAMVANLSDEDIWRLNRGGHDPVKVYAAYHKAVNTKGRPQVILAKTVKGYGMGTAGEGKNVAHQVKKMDVEAIKHFRDRFNIPVKDSELEDIPYYRFPEDSEELKYLRERREKLGGFMPVRRAETDKTLEVPGLKAFEAVLKGSGDREISTTMAFVRVLTAMLKDKKIGQRVVPIIPDEARTFGMEGLFRQVGIYSSQGQKYTPQDADQVAYYREDTKGQVLQEGINELGAMASWVAAGTSYSTNNEPMIPVYIYYSMFGFQRVGDLVWAAGDSQARGFLIGGTAGRTTLNGEGLQHQDGHSHLHFGTVPNCVTYDPTYGYEVAVIVQDGMRRMFGEQENVFYYITVMNENYQQPEMADGVEEGILRGIYQLDEVKATKAAGHVRLLGSGTILQEVRKAATILKEEFNVSSTVYSATSFNELARDGLDTERYNMLNPTKKEKKAFITGVLESGKGPVIAATDYMKLYADQVRAWVPGPFRVLGTDGFGRSDSRENLRRHFEVNAHYVVVAALAELAKAGDIDKKIVTKAIKDFGIDVEKVNPLQA, from the coding sequence ATGGCAGAACATGAGCGTAAAGACATCGATCCACAAGAAACACTCGAGTGGGTTGAATCATTAGAGTCCGTCCTCGATGCAGAAGGGCCAGAGCGTGCGCATTTCATTTTAGAGCAGTTAATTGATAAGGCGCGCAGAAGTGGTGCTTATTTACCTTATCAGCCGACGACTGCTTACTTAAACACGATCCCGGTAAGCCAAGAGCCGGTGATGCCTGGCGACCAAACCTTGGAAGCGCGCATTCGCGCAGCGATACGTTGGAATGCACTCGCCATGGTACTTCGTGCATCGAAAAAGGAGCTTGAATTAGGTGGCCACATTTCGAGTTTCGCGTCTTCTGCCATGCTTTACGATATTGGCTTTAATCACTTTTTCCGGGCGCCGGGCGAAGACGGCGGCGATTTCCTATTCATTCAAGGCCATGCATCGCCAGGTATTTATGCCCGCGCTTTCCTAGAAGGGCGTGTTACCGAAGAGCAACTCGATAAGTTCCGCCAAGAAGTTGAAGGCGGCGGCTTATCAAGTTATCCCCACCCGAAACTCATGCCTGATTTCTGGCAGTTCCCAACGGTATCGATGGGCTTAGGGCCGATGCAAGCGATTTACACGGCGCGTTTCCTAAAATACTTAACGGATCGTGGCATTAAAGATTGCTCGAATCAGCGTGTATATTGTTTCCTTGGTGATGGCGAAGTTGATGAGCCAGAAAGCTTAGGAGCCATTGGGTTAGCGAGCCGCGAAGGCCTAGATAACCTGACCTTTGTGATTAACTGTAACTTGCAACGTCTTGATGGCCCGGTGCGTGGTAACGGCAAGATTATTCAAGAACTTGAAGGGACTTTCCGTGGCGCAGGCTGGGAAGTGATTAAGGTGATTTGGGGCCGCTATTGGGATCCACTGTTATATCGCGACACAGAAGGGAAGCTTGCTGAAATCATGCAAACTAGCGTTGACGGTGAGTACCAGAACTATAAAGCGAAAGGCGGCGCATACACGCGTGAACATTTCTTTGGCAAAACTGAAGAAACCAAAGCGATGGTGGCGAATTTATCAGACGAAGATATCTGGCGCTTAAATCGCGGTGGTCACGACCCAGTGAAAGTGTATGCGGCTTATCATAAAGCAGTGAACACCAAAGGTCGTCCTCAGGTTATCTTGGCCAAAACTGTAAAAGGTTATGGCATGGGCACTGCAGGAGAAGGGAAGAACGTCGCGCACCAAGTGAAAAAAATGGACGTTGAAGCGATCAAGCACTTCCGCGATCGGTTCAATATTCCTGTGAAAGACAGTGAGCTAGAAGACATTCCATACTATCGCTTCCCGGAAGATAGTGAAGAATTGAAATATTTACGTGAGCGCAGAGAAAAGCTCGGTGGTTTTATGCCGGTGCGCCGCGCCGAAACGGATAAAACCTTGGAAGTACCTGGCTTGAAAGCGTTTGAAGCCGTGTTGAAAGGTTCAGGTGATCGGGAAATATCGACCACCATGGCGTTTGTACGTGTGCTCACTGCGATGCTGAAGGACAAGAAAATTGGCCAGCGCGTCGTACCCATTATTCCAGACGAAGCGAGAACCTTCGGTATGGAAGGTTTGTTCCGCCAAGTAGGTATTTATTCAAGCCAAGGCCAGAAATATACGCCGCAAGACGCAGACCAAGTGGCTTACTATCGTGAAGATACGAAAGGCCAAGTACTGCAAGAAGGGATCAACGAACTCGGTGCAATGGCTTCCTGGGTAGCGGCTGGAACCAGTTACTCCACGAATAACGAGCCGATGATTCCGGTGTATATTTATTACTCTATGTTCGGTTTCCAACGGGTGGGTGATTTAGTGTGGGCCGCTGGAGACAGCCAAGCGCGAGGTTTCTTGATTGGCGGAACCGCAGGGCGAACCACGCTGAATGGCGAAGGTTTGCAACACCAAGATGGGCACAGCCATTTGCACTTTGGCACCGTTCCGAACTGTGTCACCTACGACCCAACGTACGGCTATGAAGTCGCCGTGATTGTGCAAGACGGGATGCGTCGCATGTTTGGTGAGCAAGAAAACGTGTTCTATTACATCACTGTGATGAATGAGAACTACCAGCAGCCAGAAATGGCGGATGGTGTCGAGGAAGGCATCTTGCGTGGTATCTACCAACTAGACGAGGTGAAAGCCACGAAAGCAGCTGGTCACGTTCGTTTGCTGGGCTCTGGAACTATTCTACAAGAAGTTCGCAAAGCGGCGACCATTTTGAAAGAAGAGTTCAATGTGAGCTCAACGGTTTACAGTGCAACTTCTTTCAATGAGTTGGCGCGTGATGGCCTCGATACAGAGCGCTACAACATGCTAAATCCAACGAAAAAAGAGAAGAAGGCATTTATTACCGGTGTGCTTGAAAGTGGTAAAGGCCCTGTGATCGCAGCAACGGATTACATGAAGCTCTATGCTGATCAAGTGCGTGCCTGGGTGCCCGGCCCATTCCGCGTGCTCGGTACCGATGGCTTCGGCCGCTCAGACAGCCGTGAAAATCTGCGTCGTCATTTTGAAGTGAATGCGCATTATGTGGTGGTCGCTGCATTGGCTGAGCTTGCAAAAGCCGGTGATATCGATAAGAAAATTGTGACCAAGGCGATTAAAGACTTTGGTATCGATGTTGAGAAAGTAAACCCACTACAGGCGTAA
- a CDS encoding aspartyl protease family protein: protein MRDAPDGTQQIGRYFSWFAWIAALFVLYFLFDGALEKQVNPNQQVETFRDGNNAVVVLTQNRAGHYVANGLINQRSVTFLLDTGATQVAVPGRLAGSLGLSSGTRVQVQTANGVTSAYQTQIEVLQLGDIRLQNVSATIVPDYQSDHILLGMSALRALEFTQRNGELTIRQTNL, encoded by the coding sequence ATGCGCGATGCCCCTGATGGTACCCAGCAGATTGGCAGATACTTTTCCTGGTTCGCTTGGATTGCCGCCTTGTTCGTGCTTTATTTCTTATTTGACGGCGCGCTTGAAAAGCAAGTCAATCCTAACCAACAAGTTGAAACTTTCCGCGATGGGAACAATGCGGTGGTGGTGCTTACTCAAAATCGTGCGGGCCATTACGTTGCCAACGGGCTTATCAATCAGCGCTCCGTTACTTTCCTGCTTGATACCGGCGCCACACAAGTTGCGGTTCCTGGCCGCCTTGCTGGCTCACTCGGTTTATCAAGTGGTACGCGAGTGCAAGTACAAACAGCCAATGGTGTTACCAGCGCTTATCAAACCCAAATCGAAGTGTTACAACTCGGAGATATTCGCCTACAAAATGTGAGCGCAACCATTGTTCCTGATTATCAGAGCGATCATATTCTGCTGGGCATGAGTGCGCTACGCGCGTTAGAATTTACCCAACGCAATGGCGAGCTGACGATTCGTCAAACCAACCTTTAA